The following DNA comes from Alienimonas californiensis.
ACGATCCGATGCCCGACGACCGCCGGCCGGGCCTCGCCCAGTTCGTCCAGTACGGCGGCCAGCGCCGCGGCGTGATCGAGAGCGCCGCCCTTCTCGCCGATCCGCTCAATCATGCCGGATCGCAGCGACGAGAACGCCGGGGCGGCGAACAGGTCCCATTTCAGGGAACTGCTGCCGGCGTTGAGCACGAGTACGGAAGCCGTCATCGCTCTTCACCAACCCGAAGCGTCAGCGAGGGCGAGCCCGGACACGCGACCGAAGCCCTCGCTGACGCTTCGGGTTGGTGCGGCGCGACGACCATTTAGACCGTCAGTTGCACAAGGTTCGCCTCTTTGGCGGCGGGCTTCGGCAGCTCGCCGTCGGCCTCCGCCCGATCCAACAGGTACGGGGCCGCCTTATCGGTGTGATCGTGGCCGTCGTAGACGCCGAAGTCGGCGAACAGATATTTCTTCGCCAGTCGATAGGCCCAGCTCTTCTCCGGCACCTCGTCGCCGGGGTGAAATTGACTGGTGCGGACGGTCATCGCGGACAGTTCCGCCATCGCGGTGCGGCGGGCGGTGCTGTCCTCGGCGGAGTTCGCCTCCACCACGGTCTTTAAGAGGTCCGGCCGTTCCAGCACGATGCAGCCGCGGGTATTGGCGGCGGCGACGTCGCGGAAGTCCTTGAGGAACTTGCTCTCGAAGAACCGATCCCGCAGGTGGCGGGGGTCGGCACCGGTGCGGCCGCCCTCCTGATGGATCGACTCCTTGCTGAACTGCACGATCGGGCAGGGTTCGATGTCGCCCCACGGATTAATGTGGTGCGAAATCCCGGTCACGGCGGGGCAGAGGGCCTTGCCCTCGCCGTCGTAATAGGCGTCGATAATCGCGATCGGCTTGCTGGCCCGGCGGGTGACGACGAACTCTCGCAGGGCCTTCTGCTGGGCCCGGGAGAGGCAAAGATCCTCGCAGGCGTCCGGCCCCATCGGGCGGTAGACGTGGAACCAAGTATAGAGCACGCCCATCTCGATCAATTTGTCGAGCCAGGCGTCGTTGACGAGGTCGTCGAAGTTCGACGCCGCCACGCTGGTGCACACGCCGGTGGGGACCTTGTGCTCCAGACAGTTTTTGATGCCGCGGAGCGTCTTGTTATACACGCCTTTCCGGCCGCGGCGTTCGTCGGAGACGGTTTCGTTCCCCTCCACGCTGATTAACGGCGTGACGTTACCCAGTCGCCGCATCTCCTTCGCCACGTCGGCGGTGATGAATTGGCCGTTGGTGAAGATCTGGAAGTAGCAGCCCGGGTGCCGCTTGGGGATCTCCAGCAGGTCCGGGTGCATG
Coding sequences within:
- a CDS encoding radical SAM/SPASM domain-containing protein; the encoded protein is MQTVRFARRLLQRADAKAIWKMAWNLGLGGANSVRLHKKRLKSGQFFPPFLYVSVINSCNLRCQGCWVDVAHERQTIDLPTMDRLIHEAKEMGNRFFGLVGGEPFMHPDLLEIPKRHPGCYFQIFTNGQFITADVAKEMRRLGNVTPLISVEGNETVSDERRGRKGVYNKTLRGIKNCLEHKVPTGVCTSVAASNFDDLVNDAWLDKLIEMGVLYTWFHVYRPMGPDACEDLCLSRAQQKALREFVVTRRASKPIAIIDAYYDGEGKALCPAVTGISHHINPWGDIEPCPIVQFSKESIHQEGGRTGADPRHLRDRFFESKFLKDFRDVAAANTRGCIVLERPDLLKTVVEANSAEDSTARRTAMAELSAMTVRTSQFHPGDEVPEKSWAYRLAKKYLFADFGVYDGHDHTDKAAPYLLDRAEADGELPKPAAKEANLVQLTV